A genome region from candidate division KSB1 bacterium includes the following:
- a CDS encoding DUF512 domain-containing protein, which produces MKILKVKHNSPAKELGIQVGDLLLSINDHPIRDILDYHFYRDDNMDMLIERNGELTLYEIEGDDEFDLGLDFKEMTCKGCGNHCVFCFVDQNPPHVRSPLLFKDEDYRMSFLYGNYVTLTNFSKKDIQRIAEQHLSPLYISVHALDPKVRQKMLGLKRDDCLIEKLNFLAAHQIEMHAQIVLCPGFNDGEVLEDTIHRLSMYYPWIKTVAVVPVGLTGHRDHLTPISPVTPRLAGKIIDWIEAQALGFRQTLQSNFVYLADEFYILAARPLPRAERYEDFHQIENGVGMTRKFLDDFEQEIQDLPKALPDRELVFVTGELAVETLEQRILPELNAISGLSVRSHPVKNQFFGGGVTVSGLLTGRDIAHSFGKSENEVVVLPPNCLNYNDVFLDDWTMNDLSAELNRPLVQFKYSFAELLKRVQN; this is translated from the coding sequence TTGAAAATATTAAAAGTAAAACATAACAGTCCTGCTAAAGAATTGGGGATTCAAGTTGGGGATCTGCTTTTATCGATTAACGACCATCCGATTCGTGATATTCTGGATTATCATTTTTATCGTGATGACAATATGGATATGCTGATCGAACGCAACGGCGAACTCACTCTCTATGAAATCGAGGGTGATGACGAATTTGATCTGGGACTCGATTTCAAGGAAATGACATGCAAAGGTTGCGGCAATCACTGTGTTTTCTGCTTTGTGGATCAAAATCCGCCCCATGTCCGATCACCTCTGTTGTTCAAGGATGAGGATTATCGTATGTCTTTTTTGTACGGTAATTATGTTACGCTGACCAATTTTTCGAAAAAAGATATACAGCGGATCGCTGAACAGCATTTGTCGCCTTTGTATATTTCGGTTCACGCTTTAGATCCCAAAGTGCGCCAAAAAATGCTGGGTTTAAAGCGGGATGATTGCCTGATTGAGAAGTTAAATTTTCTGGCAGCGCATCAGATCGAAATGCATGCACAAATTGTACTATGTCCGGGTTTTAACGACGGCGAGGTGCTTGAGGATACCATCCATCGACTGTCAATGTACTATCCCTGGATCAAGACAGTCGCTGTTGTTCCCGTTGGATTAACCGGACATCGTGACCATCTAACACCGATTTCACCGGTTACGCCGCGTTTGGCCGGAAAAATCATAGATTGGATTGAAGCGCAGGCTCTTGGATTCCGGCAGACCCTGCAATCAAATTTTGTATATCTCGCGGATGAATTTTATATACTCGCGGCCCGACCGCTGCCCCGGGCTGAGCGCTATGAGGATTTTCATCAAATTGAAAACGGTGTGGGAATGACCCGGAAATTTCTGGATGATTTTGAGCAAGAGATTCAGGATTTGCCCAAAGCGCTGCCGGACCGGGAGCTGGTCTTTGTGACCGGAGAACTGGCAGTCGAGACTCTCGAACAGCGGATTTTACCGGAACTGAACGCAATCTCTGGTCTTTCTGTTCGGTCTCATCCGGTAAAAAACCAATTTTTCGGCGGCGGCGTCACTGTTTCGGGATTGCTGACCGGAAGAGATATTGCACATTCTTTCGGAAAATCCGAAAATGAGGTTGTGGTTTTACCTCCAAATTGCTTAAATTACAATGATGTGTTTTTGGATGACTGGACGATGAATGATTTGAGTGCTGAATTGAATCGTCCGCTTGTGCAATTCAAATATTCATTTGCTGAATTATTAAAAAGAGTACAAAATTGA